The Kordia sp. SMS9 DNA window CCGCAGCGGAGTTTCAAACGGTCACAAAAGTTTCGGATTCGCTACTAAACGATATCAAACCGTATTTCAAATTTCCCGAATGGGTAAAAAACAAGCAGCGAAAACAATCTTACCAAAAGAAAAAGTATGCGAGCAAAGAAGAAATCATTCTCAAAAAAATAAATCTAAACACAGCAACTGTAGCAGAACTGAGAAAAGTATACGGAATTGGCGAAAAACTTTCCGCACGAATAGTAAACTACCGAACAAAACTCGGCGGCTTTACAACAGCATCTGAACTAGGCGATGTATATGGCTTGAAGCCAGAAGTGATTCAGAACATTTGGAAACGTTTTTACATAGGAAAAATTACGATCGTAAAAATAGACATCAACAAAGCAACCGTAGATGAATTGAGAAAAATATACGGAATTGGCGAAAAACTTTCTGCACGAATTGTAAAATACAGAACAAAACTCAACGGATTTGTGACAGAAGCACAATTGAATGATGTATATGGACTCAAACCAGAAGTCATTGAAAAACTTTGGAAACGTTTCTATTTGGAAAAACCAATCATTACAAAAATCAATCTGAATACCTGTACATTAACCGAATTGCAAAAAGTTCCATACATAAATTATGAACTCGCCGACGAAATTTTAAATCAGCGTACACTTCGAGAAGAATTTAAAAATTTTGAGGAATTGACAAAAATTCGAAACTTTCCAACCGATAAAATAGAGATAATTGAAGTATATTTGCAAATACAATAAAAAAACTAAAAATTGCCATATATGGAAAGTATATACTTCAATGAAGAACATCATCTTTTTAGAGAAAGTTTGAGAGATTTTTTAAAGAAAGAAGTTGTTCCACACATTGAAAAGTGGGAAAAAACAGGAACCATAGATCGTTTTATTTGGGAAAAGTTTGGTGAAATGGGCTTTTTCGGATTGGCATATCCAGAAGAATATGGGGGAATGGATTTAGACCTTTTCTATACAGTAATACTTTTAGAAGAACTACAGCGTGTCAACTCAGGCGGATTTGCCGCAGCGATTTGGGCACACGTATATCTTGCCATGACGCACATTAACAAAGAAGGAAGTCACGAAATCAAACAACGATATTTAACGCCAAGTATTACAGGTGAAAAAATTGGTTGTTTATGTATTACGGAACCTTTCGGCGGATCGGACGTTGCAGGAATGCGCACCACAGCAGTGAAAAAAGGAGATTCATACATTATCAATGGCTCAAAAACGTTTATTACCAATGGTGTGTATAGTGATTACTTAGTAGTAGCTGCAAAAACGACCCCTGAACTGGGAAACAAGGGAATCAGTATTTTTGTATTAGACAGAGACATGCTAGGAATTTCAGCAACGAAACTAGACAAATTAGGTTGGAAAGCTTCTGATACAGGTGAAATTGCGTTTGACAATGTTGAAGTACCTATTGAAAACCTAATGGGAGAAGAAAACATGGGATTCCCATACATCATGCAGCATTTTGCCTTAGAAAGACTCATCATGGGAATCAATGCGCATGCAAGATCGGAATTTGCTATCGAATACGCGTTGCAATACATGTCAGAACGAGAAGCTTTTGGAAGAACGATCGACAAATTTCAAGCCTTACGTCACACGATGGCAGACTTAGCTACAGAAGTAGAAATTTGTAAAACCTTCAACTATGCCATTGCGTACAGACTCAACAATAAAGAATATGTTGTCAAAGAAGCAACAATGTCCAAATTGCAATCTACGAAAGTGGCAGACAATGTCATTTACCAATGTTTACAAATGTTAGGAGGATACGGTTACATAGAAGAATATCCGATGGCACGCTTACTGCGCGACAGTCGCTTAGGACCAATTGGAGGCGGAACTTCTGAAATCCTTCGTGAGATCATCGCCAAAATGATTATCGACGGAAAAGACTATAAACCTGCAACGTAAATATACTGCATCAGTTTTGGCGAAAATTCCAATTTTCATCGCCAAAATGATTATCGACGTGAAAGATTACAAGCCTGCAACGTAAGTAAGATGTAAGTAATGAGAAGTGAGTATTGAGATTTTTTCAAAGCGTTACTTCAAGTAATGAATCTGAGATTCGTTGTATAGAGAAGTACTTCGAAACAAAGAATAGAACATAAAAACATATATGATGTAAGAATTTGTAAAATCGCAAATCAAAAAGCTACCATCGTACATAAAAAGATCACTTCCTAAAAAGTGGTCTTTTTTTTATGCATAGAAGTCACGCACAACTCTTACGGTAAAACCGTAGAAGTGATAAACTTATCAACACGAAAACGTTTTCGCTGACTTGCCAATTATTCTAGCCTAAAATAAATATATACTTTAAAAAAGAACAATAATCTTTTAACCAAAACACCATGAAAACAAAACAAATACTGTATTTCTTTTTGGCGAGTTTATTTATCATAAGCTGTTCCAAAGATGAAATTGCGCTCGAAAATGAGCAAAGCAAAGAAACTACAAAACAAACAAACACGGCAAAAAACAGATCCAACCTAAAACCTATTGGTTCTGGAGTGATGATGCAAGCATTCTATTGGGATGTTCCCGCAGGCGGAACGTGGTGGAATGTTGTCAAAGGAAAAGTTGCCGATTGGAGCAATGCCGGAATCGATGCTATTTGGCTTCCGCCAGCGTCCAAAGCACAAAACGGACCTTTCTCTATGGGATACGATCCATTTGACTACTTCGATTTCGGAGAATACAACCAAATGGGAAGTGTCGAAACACGTTTCGGTTCCACATCCGAACTGCAAAGTCTGATTAACTCCGCACACAACAATCGCCTAAGTGTCATTGCAGATATCGTATTAAATCACAACAGTGGAGGAGATACGGAGTACAATCCCTACAAAGGATCCAACACGTATACCGACTATCAACCACTATCTGGAAAATTTTACAGAAGCTACAATGACTTTCATCCAAACAATGTTCAGGCAAATGATGAAGGTGTATTTGGTGGCTTTGCCGATTTATCACATGTCAAAGGATACGTGCAAGATTGGCTGTGGAGAACTCCAAACTCAGTGGCGCAATACTACAAAAACGTAGTTGGATTTGATGGCTGGCG harbors:
- a CDS encoding helix-hairpin-helix domain-containing protein; its protein translation is MNHIKSHFTFLKAERSGILCSIFLIFTVQGIYFYTNPTQTDTDSFSNAAVAHYQQQIDSLKFIALNAKPKRYPFNPNFITDYKGFTLGMSTEEIDRLHTFRAKNKYVNSAAEFQTVTKVSDSLLNDIKPYFKFPEWVKNKQRKQSYQKKKYASKEEIILKKINLNTATVAELRKVYGIGEKLSARIVNYRTKLGGFTTASELGDVYGLKPEVIQNIWKRFYIGKITIVKIDINKATVDELRKIYGIGEKLSARIVKYRTKLNGFVTEAQLNDVYGLKPEVIEKLWKRFYLEKPIITKINLNTCTLTELQKVPYINYELADEILNQRTLREEFKNFEELTKIRNFPTDKIEIIEVYLQIQ
- a CDS encoding acyl-CoA dehydrogenase family protein codes for the protein MESIYFNEEHHLFRESLRDFLKKEVVPHIEKWEKTGTIDRFIWEKFGEMGFFGLAYPEEYGGMDLDLFYTVILLEELQRVNSGGFAAAIWAHVYLAMTHINKEGSHEIKQRYLTPSITGEKIGCLCITEPFGGSDVAGMRTTAVKKGDSYIINGSKTFITNGVYSDYLVVAAKTTPELGNKGISIFVLDRDMLGISATKLDKLGWKASDTGEIAFDNVEVPIENLMGEENMGFPYIMQHFALERLIMGINAHARSEFAIEYALQYMSEREAFGRTIDKFQALRHTMADLATEVEICKTFNYAIAYRLNNKEYVVKEATMSKLQSTKVADNVIYQCLQMLGGYGYIEEYPMARLLRDSRLGPIGGGTSEILREIIAKMIIDGKDYKPAT
- a CDS encoding alpha-amylase, which gives rise to MKTKQILYFFLASLFIISCSKDEIALENEQSKETTKQTNTAKNRSNLKPIGSGVMMQAFYWDVPAGGTWWNVVKGKVADWSNAGIDAIWLPPASKAQNGPFSMGYDPFDYFDFGEYNQMGSVETRFGSTSELQSLINSAHNNRLSVIADIVLNHNSGGDTEYNPYKGSNTYTDYQPLSGKFYRSYNDFHPNNVQANDEGVFGGFADLSHVKGYVQDWLWRTPNSVAQYYKNVVGFDGWRFDYVKGFGAWVVKDFKNAASGFSVGEYWDGNAATLEWWANQADVSAFDFACYYRIRDAFQGNNLNRLNDDMLWKRNASKAVTFVANHDTDEIINNKILAYAYILTHEGYPTIFYRDYEDWLDKNKLNNLIWIHNNLAGGSTNILYTDNDEYVAKRNGFNNAGLVVYINNSNSWQERWVETNWSNTRIKDYTGHSGWEPITQGGRWVKIQAPPKSYSVWAPK